TACGGGGGATTTTCTGTCGCCGGTCGGCTATCTTAGTTCGCAGTGTTATTTTTTGTTGGTTCCATTGCTTTTTTCTTTCTTATCCATAGCTCTAGGCAGCTCACTCTTAGCCCGTGAAGAACAAAGCGGAACCCTAGAACTGCTCTTGGCCCGACCAATATCTAGGTCTCGCTTGCTTTTAGCTAAAGCCGCTGCGGGCACCGTTATTTTACTGGTGGTTGGCGTAGTTATAGCGATACTCGGCGCTATTTTGTGTGCCGCTATCGGCTTTCCGGGCGTCAAGTCGGTCGGTGTTTTCTTTACCACCATCATGTGCTTGGATATCGCAATATTATTTGGGGCGCTGGCCTTTGGTACGACTGCCTTGGGTCGGATGGGCCGTGGCGCGGCGATTGGCGTCAGTGTTCTAGCGGCATTGGCCGGCTATCTTTTTAATTCGCTCGATAAGTCCGTTACTTGGCTGGTTTGGCCGGCTAGGCTGCTGCCGTTTCACTACTATCATCCGGCAGCTGTTCTGCAAAGCGGCGGTCTCCCGTACTGGGATGCGGCTGGTATGTTTATTGCCAGCTTGGTTTTGCTAGGTTTAGCACTACTAGCCTTTCGCCGCCGCGACATTGGCTAAATGTTTTAAACGGTCAGCGGTATAATTAGGGTATGGAGAGGCCTTTGGCGGAGCGCATGCGTCCGCAGAAACTATCTGACGTTGTCGGGCAGGAACAAATCCTGGGCGAGGGCAAAATCCTAAGCCAGCTTGTTAAAGCTGGTAAGCCGTTTAGTTTAATTTTTTGGGGGCCGCCGGGCAGCGGCAAAACCACTTTGGCGCGGACTATCGCCAACGAGATGGAGGCGGACTTTATTGAAATCTCCGCCGTCACGGCCGGCAAGGCCGATGTTAATAAAGTTGTTGAGCGGGCAAGGGCGAACGAGCAGGGTAGTACAATTGAGCGGCCGCGCCATACAGTTTTATTCGTCGACGAGATACACCGTTTCAACAAGGCTCAGCAGGATGCTTTTTTGCCGCATGTCGAATCGGGTTTGATTACTCTCATTGGCGCCACGACCGAAAACCCAAGTTTTGAGGTAATCACACCTCTTTTAAGTCGTAGTCGGGTAGTTGTGCTCGAGCCTCTAAGCAAAGAAGATATCATCGAGATTATCAAACGCGCGGCTAAGGCCGAGAAAATTACCAAAAAATTATCTAAGGAAAGCATAGATTTCCTGGCCGAAATTAGCGGCG
This window of the Candidatus Saccharimonadales bacterium genome carries:
- a CDS encoding ABC transporter permease subunit codes for the protein MGVAVTELQRRKWSTVWWTVGIGLFIAMIFAIYPSFRGSAGQLDKSLSSIPASARDLFTDTGDFLSPVGYLSSQCYFLLVPLLFSFLSIALGSSLLAREEQSGTLELLLARPISRSRLLLAKAAAGTVILLVVGVVIAILGAILCAAIGFPGVKSVGVFFTTIMCLDIAILFGALAFGTTALGRMGRGAAIGVSVLAALAGYLFNSLDKSVTWLVWPARLLPFHYYHPAAVLQSGGLPYWDAAGMFIASLVLLGLALLAFRRRDIG